A single genomic interval of Nostoc commune NIES-4072 harbors:
- a CDS encoding GDP-mannose 4,6-dehydratase, whose protein sequence is MSNSSNFWQDRPIFITGATGLVGGWLVKHLLTVGAEIVCLVRDWIPQSFLIQSRALEKVKVIRGDICDQVLLQRILEEYEINTVIHLAAQTVVGVANRNPISTFETNIAGTWRLLEACRHSSTVKQIIVASSDKAYGEQIQLPYEENAPLKGIHPYDVSKSCADLITQTYAHTYNLPVAIARCGNFYGGGDLNWSRIVPGTIKSILKEKAPIIRSNGCFVRDYLYVEDGVKAYMLLAENLSQHPELIGEAFNFSLEIKLTVLDLVERILTLMNSDLKPEILNQASNEIKNQYLSSQKSRKILNWYPSFDLDTGLEKTIDWYQHILK, encoded by the coding sequence ATGAGTAATAGTTCTAATTTTTGGCAAGATAGACCAATTTTTATTACAGGTGCAACCGGATTGGTTGGTGGTTGGTTAGTTAAACATCTATTAACCGTTGGTGCGGAGATTGTTTGTTTAGTTCGAGACTGGATTCCTCAAAGTTTTTTGATACAAAGTCGAGCCTTAGAAAAAGTTAAAGTTATTAGAGGTGATATTTGTGATCAAGTTCTGTTACAAAGAATTTTAGAAGAATACGAAATTAATACGGTTATTCATTTAGCCGCTCAAACCGTCGTAGGAGTTGCTAATCGTAACCCTATTTCTACTTTTGAAACTAATATTGCTGGTACTTGGCGTTTGCTTGAAGCTTGCCGTCATAGTTCTACAGTCAAACAAATTATAGTGGCATCTTCAGATAAAGCTTATGGGGAACAGATACAGTTACCTTATGAAGAAAATGCTCCTCTAAAAGGTATACATCCCTACGATGTAAGTAAATCTTGTGCTGATTTAATTACTCAAACTTATGCCCATACTTATAATTTACCAGTAGCGATCGCCCGTTGTGGTAACTTTTATGGTGGAGGTGATTTAAACTGGAGTCGAATTGTACCAGGAACTATTAAATCTATCTTAAAAGAAAAAGCTCCTATAATCAGATCTAATGGTTGTTTTGTCAGAGATTATCTATATGTAGAAGATGGTGTTAAAGCTTATATGTTATTAGCAGAAAATTTATCACAGCACCCTGAATTGATTGGCGAAGCATTTAATTTTTCTTTAGAGATAAAATTAACAGTTTTAGACCTAGTAGAAAGAATATTAACATTGATGAACTCAGATTTGAAACCAGAAATTTTAAATCAAGCAAGTAATGAAATTAAAAATCAATATTTATCTAGTCAAAAATCGAGAAAAATATTAAATTGGTATCCCTCCTTTGATCTAGATACAGGATTAGAAAAAACCATTGATTGGTATCAACATATTTTAAAGTAA
- the rfbF gene encoding glucose-1-phosphate cytidylyltransferase, producing the protein MKVVILAGGLGTRLAEETEIIPKPMVEIGGRPILWHIMKIYAHYGYKDFYIALGYKGDYIKRYFLEYYNLNSSMTINLQNGHVDIHNNAAEDWILHLMDTGLDTMTAGRIKRLQPWLDNETFMVTYGDGVANLNIKELLEFHKSHKCLATVTAVRPPARFGSLRFQGDLVDEFLEKPQMGEGWINGGFLIFEPKIFEYLKGDDEILEVALLEKLANEGQLAAYRHYDFWQCMDTLRDKYRLKDLWDSVNPPWKVWN; encoded by the coding sequence ATGAAAGTTGTAATTTTAGCTGGAGGATTAGGAACTCGTCTAGCAGAAGAAACAGAAATCATCCCAAAACCAATGGTAGAAATTGGTGGTCGCCCTATACTTTGGCATATTATGAAAATCTATGCTCATTATGGGTATAAAGATTTTTACATTGCTTTGGGCTATAAAGGCGATTATATTAAACGCTATTTTTTGGAGTATTACAATCTAAATTCTAGTATGACTATTAATTTACAAAATGGTCATGTAGATATTCATAATAATGCAGCCGAGGATTGGATTCTCCATCTCATGGACACAGGGTTAGACACCATGACAGCAGGTAGAATCAAAAGATTACAGCCTTGGTTAGATAATGAAACATTTATGGTTACTTATGGTGATGGAGTTGCTAATTTAAACATTAAAGAATTATTAGAATTTCATAAATCTCATAAATGTTTAGCAACCGTAACCGCAGTCCGTCCTCCAGCCCGTTTTGGGAGTTTAAGATTTCAAGGCGATTTAGTAGATGAATTTCTAGAAAAACCTCAAATGGGAGAAGGTTGGATTAATGGAGGGTTTTTAATTTTTGAACCTAAGATTTTTGAATATTTAAAGGGCGATGATGAAATATTAGAAGTTGCCTTATTAGAAAAACTAGCTAATGAAGGACAATTAGCTGCTTATCGTCATTATGATTTCTGGCAGTGTATGGATACTTTAAGGGACAAATACAGATTAAAAGATTTATGGGACAGTGTTAATCCCCCTTGGAAAGTGTGGAATTAA